The DNA region TGCTCCGCCTCCTGCCCGAAACCCTGGTCCGGCGGGATGACCAGCAGGACGCGGCTGCCGACCTTCTTGCCGATCAGACCGTCCTTGAGCCCCTTGACCGCGATGTTGCTCAGCGGGAAGGCCGCGACCTTGCCCGACGCGTAGGTGCTGTCGAACTTCTCGGCGCCCTTCCACAGGTACGCCTCGTAGTTGACGACGACGGTGTCGCTCTCCTTGACGGCCTCACCGTCCGACTCGAGGACGTAGTCGGAGACCAGCTTCTTCGGAGGGTCGCTCTTGGGGATCTCCATCGAGGGCGCCTTGCCGTCGGTGTTCGTACCGACCTTCGGCAGGGCGGAGTCGTCCTGGGCGACCGCGGTGCCCTTGGCGCTCACCGGGACCTTCTTCGAGCTCAGGATGTCGGCGACGAAGACCAGGGTGCTGTCGGGCTTGATGTCGCCCTTGCCCTGCTGGCCGTAGGCGAGGTCCGGAGGGATGACCAGCTCGACACGGCTGCCGACCTTCTGGCCGGTGAGCCCCTGCTCCCAGCCCGGGATGACCATGCCGGCGCCGATGACCAGGCCGAAGGGCTTGCCGCTCCCGAAGCTGTCGTCGAACGGCTTGGTGGAGTCCCATTCCTGGCCCAGGTAGTTGACCTGGACCGCGTCGCCGTCCTGGAGCGTCGCCCCGTCACCCTTCTTGATGACTTCGGTCTTCAGTTCCTTGGGGGGATCCCCCTCGCCCTTCGCCAGGGTGGGCTTCTCGCCGAACTTCGCTCCCGCGGTGATCGCGGGGAAGCCGTTCTTGGTCGAGGCGGAGTCGGAGGCCTTGTCGTCGCCGCATGCGGCCGTGGACAGCAGCAGGAGGGGGACGACGAGAAGGCCGGCAATTCGGCGCACTGGTTCCTCAGATCTCAGACGGCGTGTACAGGGGGTCCCCGCCACTCTAAGGGCTCTCCCCTACGCCGGACGGACGCGTGGCGACAGCCGCCTCGCCGCGCTCCCGTGCGCCGCCGGGGACGGGCGAGGGGCCCCGTACGAGCCACGTACGGGGCCCCTCGCGCCGGGCGGGCGCTCCGGTCCGGATCACATGCCGGCGATCAGTTTCTCCACCCGCTCGTCGACCGAGCGGAACGGGTCCTTGCACAGCACGGTGCGCTGCGCCTGGTCGTTGAGCTTGAGGTGCACCCAGTCGACGGTGAAGTCCCTGCGCTGTTCCTGGGCCCGCCGGATGAAGTCGCCGCGCAGCCGTGCCCTGGTGGTCTGCGGGGGCACCGACTTGCCCTCGAAGATCTTCAGGTCGTCGCAGACGCGGGCGGCCTGCCCCTTGCGCTCCAGGAGGTAGTAGAGCCCCCGGCGGCGGTGGATGTCGTGGTAGGCGAGGTCTATCTGGGCGACCCGCGGGTTCGACATGGTCATGTTGTGCTTGGCCCGGTACCGCTCGATGAGCCGGTACTTCATGACCCAGTCGATCTCGGTGTCGATCCGGTCGAGGTCCTCCGCCTCGACGGCGTCCAACGTGCGGCCCCAGAGCTCCAGGACCTGATCGACGGTGCCGGTGCGGATGCCCCGGCGTTCGGCGAAGTCGGCCGCCTTCTCGTAGTACTCGCGCTGGATCTCTATGGCCGAGGCCTCCCGGCCGCTGGCGAGGCGCACCTTGCGCCGCCCGGTGATGTCGTGGCTGACCTCGCGGATGGCCCGAATCGGGTTCTCCAGGGTCAGGTCACGCATCACGGTGCCGGCCTCGATCATGCGGAGCACCAGGTCGGCGGCGCCGACCTTGAGCAGCATGGTCGTCTCGGACATGTTGGAGTCGCCGACGATCACGTGCAGGCGCCGGAAGCGCTCCGCGTCGGCGTGCGGCTCGTCCCTGGTGTTGATGATCGGACGGGAGCGCGTCGTCGCGGAACTGACGCCCTCCCAGATGTGCTCGGCCCGCTGGCTCACGCAGTAGACGGCTCCGCGCGGTGTCTGGAGCACCTTGCCCGCACCGCAGATGAGCTGTCTGGTGACGAGGAACGGAATGAGGATGTCCGCGAGCCGGGAGAATTCTCCGTGCCGGGAGACGAGGTAGTTCTCGTGGCACCCGTAGGAGTTTCCCGCCGAGTCGGTGTTGTTCTTGAAAAGATAGACGTCGCCCGCGATTCCCTCCTCGTGCAGGCGGCGTTCGGCGTCGACGAGCAGACCTTCGAGAATGCGCTCGCCCGCCTTGTCGTGTGTGACCAGTTCGGTCACGTTGTCGCATTCGGGGGTTGCGTATTCCGGATGCGATCCCACGTCGAGGTACAGGCGGGCGCCGTTCCGCAGGAAGACATTGCTGCTGCGGCCCCATGACACAACACGGCGGAAGAGGTAGCGCGCCACTTCATCAGGTGACAGTCGGCGCTGTCCCCTGAACGTGCACGTGACGCCGTACTCGTTCTCCAGCCCGAAAATGCGGCGGTCCATGACTGAACATTACGCCTTATGGCCTGAGCTGAAACCGGGTTCGGCAGCCCCGTTACGATCATTTTCGGATCCGGTCACGATCGCGGGCGTGAGGACGGGGGCCGCGAGCACCCTTCCGGTGGCCATCAGCACCAGCAGGGCGGCCACCCCTCCGGCCCCGGCGACGGCGAAACCCTGCGCCGTCCCGCCGAGTTCGACGGCCGGTCCCGCGACGGCCGTCCCGGCCGCGGCGCCCACCCCGAACGTCGTCACGAGCCAGGAGAACGCCTCGGTCACCGTGCCCCGCGGCGCGTGCCGGTCCACCACGATGAACGAGCAGGCGATCGCCGGAGCCAGGAACACCCCGGCCAGCGCGGCCAGCGCGGTCATGGCGACCACACCGGGCGTGAGCATCAGCGGCAGATAGCCCAGGGCGAGCAGCGCGACGATCCCCCGCAGCCGGCGCTCGGGCGCTCCGGCCCACTGCCGCGCCCCGTACACCGCGCCGCCGACCAGCGCGCCGAGCCCGAGCGCGGCCATCAGCCAGCCGTACACCGACTCGCGGCCGTGGTCGTCGGCGTACGCCACCCCCGCGACGGTGATCGAGCCGAGCGCGAGTCCGACGAAGAAGAACGCGCCCAGCAGGGCCAGGAGCCCGGGCGAGCGCAGCGCGCCCAGCCAGTGCGCCTCACGGGGCGCGGACCGCCAGACGCGGGAGGGCTCGCTGAGCACCACCCAGAGCGCGCCGAGTACACCGAGGGCGTTGATCACCAGGAGTGCGGCCACGGGCGACCAGAGCGAGACCAGAAGGGTCACCAGGAGCGGGCCGACGGTGAACATCACCTCCTGGGCCACCGCGTCCATCGCGTAGGCCCGGTGCACCCGGTCCTCGCGGCCGAGCACGCTCGGCCACAGGGCGCGCAGGCCGCCCTCCAGCGGCGGGGTGAAGAGACCGGCCACGACCACCGCCGCGTAGGCCAGCGGGAGCGTTCCGAGGCCGGTCACCGCCAGGGCCGCCATGCCGAGGGCGGAGACCACGGCGGCGGGCAGTTGCACACGCGGCTGGCCGTACAGGTCCACGGCTCGCCCCAGCAGCGGCTGCCCGAAGGCCGTGGCCAGGCCGTACGCGGCGGCGAGCGCCCCGGCCAGGGTGTAGCCGCCGCCCTCGGCCCGGGTGAACAGGACGATCGCGATGGGGGCCGTGCCGTTCGGCAGCCGTCCCACCAGTGTTCCCGCCAGCAGCCTGGCGGCGTGCCGCGCCCGGAGGATGTCCAGATAGCCCGCGGCCATGCCCGCCCCTCTCCCCCGGCTGCCCCGCCTCCGGGGTTTTACGTATAACGCCGGGTCCATACGTACCATGTGCACAACCCGCCGGTCCATCCTGCGGCACCTGTCCGGTTCCCGTACGGAGGCATGAGTGAGCAGCATGCGGCGGCCCGCCCCGTCCCGGCCCACCAGCCGCGACGTGGCCCGGGACGCGGGGGTGTCGCAGGCGACGGTCTCGCTGGTGCTGGGCGGTAAATGGCGCGGAAGGGTCTCCGAGGCGACCGCCGGGCGGGTCCGGGACAGCGCGCGGGAGCTGGGCTACCGGCCCAATCAGGCCGCCCGCAGCCTCCGGCTGGGCCATACCCGGACGGCTCTGCTGGTCGTCCCCGCCCTGACCAACGAGTTCTTCGCCCGCGTGTACACGGGCGCGGCCGCCGTCGCGGCGGAGCACGACTTCGGTGTGGTGCTCTACCCGTCGCCCGACGGCACCGGGCCGGCCCGCGACCCGTTCGCCTCCGCCCGGGCGGCGCTCGACGGCGTCATCGCCTCCTCCATGGCCTCGGACGCCCTGCGCGCGTTGCGGGGCGCGGGGCTGCCCCTGGTGATGCTGGACAGCGATCCGGGCGACGGCGGCACGGCGGCGCGGGTGAACCTCGACATCGCCGACGGGATGCGGCAGGTGACGGAGCATCTCCTGGCCCTCGGCCACCGCCGCTTCGTCCATCTCGCCTCCGCGGTGGACACCTGGACCTTCGCGGTGCGCGCCCGCGCCTTGCGCGACGTACTGCGCGCCGTCCCGGACGCCGTCGTCCGGACGGTGACCGCCCCGTTGGACGTCCGGGCCGGCACCGAGGCCGCCGAGGCCGTCCTGGAGGGTCCTGGGCCGCTGCCGACGGCGATCGTCTGCGACGACGACATCCTGGCCGCGGGTGCCTGCAAGGCGGTGCGCCGGCGGGGGCTGCGGGTGCCCGACGACCTCTCCGTGACCGGCTTCGACGACCTCGCCCTCGCCACGGCGGTGGAACCGGAGCTCACCACGGTGCGGCTGCCGGCCGAACAGGTGGGGCGACGGGGCATGACGGCGCTGCTCGCGGTCCTGGAAGGCCGCCCGGCGGAACGGGGCGACCTGCCCGTCCACCTGGTGCCCCGCGGCTCCACGGCGGTCGCGCGGGCCTGACCGGGCGGCGCCGCCCGGTCAGGCCCGGGGCAGGCCGTGGCCCGCTCACCCGGCGGCACGGCGACGCCCCCGGGCCGCCCGTTCAGGGCATCCCGGGGGCGTCCGCTCGGTCGCCCGTCGAGGCGCCTACTCCTTCGCGGGCCCGTCCGTGCCTTCCGCGCCCCCCGTGTCCTGCGTGCCTTCCTCACCGGTCTCCCCGGTGTCCCCGGCGGCCTCCGGACCGGTGCCGCCCGCGTCATCCGCGGGCGGCGCGTCGGTGTCCTCGGTGTCGGACGGGGCGTCCGTCGGGGTCGAGCCCGCACCGTCCGCGTCGAGCAGCCGGGTCAGCTGCCGTCCCACGATCCGCTTGAACTTGCGCTGCTGCGGCCGTGTCCGGTCCAGGACCGCGACCTCCAGCCGCTCGGCGGGGATCTCCCGCTCGTTGCCGTTGGCTTCCCGCGAGAGCGCCTGCACGGCGAGCTTCAGCGCCTCGGCGAGTGACATCCCGTCACGGTGGCGCTGGTCGAGGAACTGGCTGATCTGCTCCGCGTTCCCGCCGACCGCGACCGAACCGTGTTCGTCCACGATCGAACCGTCGTGCGGCAGCCGGTAGATCTGGTCGCCCTCGGGCCCGGCACCGACCTCCGCGACCACCAGCTCCACCTCGTACGGCTTCTCGGCCGCGCTGGAGAAGATGGTGCCCAGCGTCTGCGCGTAGACGTTGGCGAGCCCGCGGGCCGTCACGTCGTCGCGGTCGTAGGTGTACCCCCGCAGGTCCGCGTAACGTACGCCGCCGATGCGGAGGTTCTCGTACTCGTTGTACTTGCCGGCGGCGGCGAAGCCGATCCGGTCGTAGATCTCGCTGAACTTGTGCAGCGCGCGGGACGGGTTCTCGCCGACGAACACAATGCCGTCGGCGTACTGAAGCACAACCAGGCTGCGACCGCGGGCGATGCCCTTCCGGGCGTATTCCGCCCGGTCGGCCATGGCCTGCTGGGGTGAGACATAGAACGGCGTCGACACCGGCTATCCGTCCCTTTCTGTCAGTGACGAGTGCATCGAAGAAGCGTCGGGCCGGTCAGAGCAGGGCGGCACGCGGGCCGTCGGGCTCCTGGAGCCGCCGCTCCACGACCGAGCGCGCGACCGCGGAGGATTCCGTCTCGGACAGCTTCCGGAAGCCCTCGTCGGTGATGACGGTGACGATCGGGAAGAGCCGGCGGGCCAGATCGGGGCCACCGGTGGCCGAGTCGTCGTCCGCCGCGTCGTACAGCGCCTGCACCACCAGCGTGAGCGCCTGCTCCTCGGTCAGGTCGTCGCGGTAGAGCTTCTTCATCGAGCCCCGCGCGAAGAGGGATCCGGAGCCGGTGGCCGCGTACCCCTGTTCCTCGGACCGCCCGCCGGTGACGTCGTAGGAGAAGATCCGGCCCTTCTCACGGTCCACGTCGAAGCCCGCGAAGAGCGGGACGACCGCCAGGCCCTGCATGGCCATCGAGAGGTTGCCGCGGATCATCGTGGACAGGCGGTTGGCCTTGCCCTCCAGGGAGAGCGTGGTGCCCTCGACCTTCTCGAAGTGCTCCAGCTCCAGCTGGAACAGCTTGACCATCTCGATGGCGAGCCCGGCCGTGCCGGCGATGCCCACCGCCGAGTACTCGTCGGCCGGGAAGACCTTCTGCATGTCGCGCTGGGCGATCATGTTCCCCATGGTGGCCCGCCGGTCCCCGGCGAGCACCACCCCGCCGGGGAACGTGGCCGCCACGATCGTCGTGCCGTGGGGCGCCTCGAACGCGCCCTGCACGGGCGGAAGGCTGCGGTTGCCCGGCAGCATCTCCGGCGAGTGGTCGGTCAGGAAGTCCATGAACGAGGACGAACCCGGCGTCAGGAACGCAGCTGGTAGACGCCCGGTGCTACGAGTGTTGGCTTCCACGCGTTTCCCTCCAGGTGTACGGCGGCCCTGCGCAAGGTGTCAGGATCATCCCCCAACTTGCCGATGGCCTGATTGCAGTTGAAGCGCTACGCCACGGACCCTACCCGCCTGTCGGCGGTGATCAACACGATCCCGGTGCGGAAGCGCTTCCGCGGGATGCCGGTGCGGTACGGGCGTCCCGCGGAGGCGCGGGACGCCCGGCGGGCCCGGCTGTACGGGGCCCCGGCCGCTACTCGCCGCCCTTTTGCACGAACGACCTCACGAAGTCCTCGGCGTTCGACTCGAGGACGTCGTCGATCTCGTCGAGGACGTCGTCGACGTCGTCGCTCAGCTGCTCCTGCCGCTCCTTGAGGTCCTCGGACGCCTGCGCGTCCTGTACCTGCTCCTCGGTCTCCTCGGTCTCCTCGGTGGAGCGTGTCGCCTTCTGCTGTCCGCCGCCGGTGTCCTTGGTCGCCATGTAGCTCACCCCGCTCGGTTCGAAGCATTCGAAGCACTTGATCAGACCCTACCCACGGGGTCCGACATCGGCCCGTACTTTCCTCAACGTCTCCGGGTCATCTGATTGATTCCCCTTCGGCGCGCCTTTCAGCCCCCTGTGAGCGTGCGGACCAGCTCCTCCGCCGTGCGGCAGCGGTCCAGGAGGCCCTCCACGTGTTCGCGCGTACCGCGCAGTGGCTCCATCGTGGGCACCCGTTGCAGTGAGTCACGGTCGGGCAGATCGAAGATGACCGAGTCCCAGGAGGCCGCGGCGACGTCGTCCGCGTACTGCTCCAGGCAGCGGCCCCGGAAGTAGGCCCGGGTGTCCTCGGGCGGCTTCCTGCGGGCGCGCTCGACATCGGCCTCGTCGACCAGCCGCTTCATCCTCCCCCGGGCCGCCAGGCGGTTGTACAGCCCCTTGTCGGGCCGTACGTCGGCGTACTGGAGGTCGACCAGGTGCAGGCGCGGGGCGTCCCAGCCCAGGCCGTCACGGCGCCGGTAGCCCTCCATGAGCTCCCGCTTGGCCACCCAGTCCAGCTCCCCCGCCAGGCTCATCGGGTCGCTCTCCAGCCGGTTCAGGGTGTCCTCCCAGCGGGCCAGGACGTCCTTGGTCTGCTCGTCGGCGTCCGCGCCGTACCGCTCCTCGACGTATTTGCGCCCCAGCTCGAAGTACTCCATCTGGAGTTGTACCGCGGTGAGTGTCCGGCCGCTGCGGAGCGTGATCAGCTGCTTGAGGCCCGGGTCGTGCGAGACCTGGTGGAGGGTGCGCACCGGCTGGTCCACGGCCAGGTCGACGTTGATGAAGCCGTCCTCGATCATGGCGAGGATCAGCGAGGTGGTGCCGAGCTTGAGGTAGGTCGAGATCTCGGAGAGGTTCGCGTCGCCGATGATCACGTGCAGCCTGCGGTACTTCTCGGCGTCGGAGTGCGGCTCGTCGCGGGTGTTGATGATGGGGCGCTTGAGGGTCGTCTCGAGGCCGACCTCCACCTCGAAGTAGTCCGCGCGCTGGCTGAGCTGGAAGCCGTGCTCCTGGCCGTCCTGGCCGATCCCCACCCGGCCGGCCCCGGTGACCACCTGCCGCGAGACGAAGAACGGCGTCAGGTGGCGCACGATGTCCGAGAACGGGGTCTCCCGCTTCATCAGGTAGTTCTCGTGCGTGCCGTAGGAGGCGCCCTTGTTGTCGGTGTTGTTCTTGTAGAGATGGATCGGCTGGGCACCGGGAATCGCCGCGGCCCGCTCGGCCGCCTCCGCCATCACCCGCTCACCGGCCTTGTCCCAGAGCACCGCGTCCAGCGGGTTGGTGATCTCCGGGGAGCTGTACTCGGGGTGCGCGTGGTCGACGTACAGCCGTGCGCCGTTGGTCAGGATGACGTTGGCGAGGCCGATGTCCTCGTCGGTGAGCTGGCTGGAGTCGGCGGTCTCACGGGCGAGGTCGAAGCCTCGCGCGTCGCGCAGCGGGTTCTCCTCCTCGAAGTCCCAGCGGGCGCGGCGCGCCCGGTGCATCGCCGCCGCGTAGGCGTTGACGATCTGGGACGAGGTGAGCATGGCATTGGCGTTGGGTTGACCGGGGACGGAGATCCCGTACTCCGTCTCGATGCCCATCACTCGCCGTACGGTCATGCGGCCCTCCTTGCCCGGCGGCGCTCCCTTCCGGGAGCGGCGCTCCAGTACCGCTGCTGGTCGACGCGCGTGCGGTGCCCGTCCCCGCAGGCGCGAAAGAATCGGCGGTACGGCAGAGCCTAGAGCGCCTCCGCGCCGGTGGGGAGATCCATTACGTCATTGTTCGAGTGGGACCGGGACTTCCGGGAAAACGGTCGGCTGCGGATGCCCGTCCAGGCATCCGCAGCCGGTCCGCGTTCTACAGGTACTGTCCGGTGTTCGCCACCGTGTCGATGGAACGACCGGTGTCCGCGCCCTGCTTTCCGGTGACGAGGGTACGGATGAAGACGATGCGCTCGCCCTTCTTTCCGGAAATCCTGGCCCAGTCGTCCGGGTTGGTGGTGTTGGGCAGGTCCTCGTTCTCCTTGAACTCGTCCACGCACGCCTGGAGGAGATGGGAGACGCGCAGACCCTTCTGGCCCTGCTCGAGGAATGCCTTGATGGCCATTTTCTTCGCCCGGTCCACGATGTTCTGAATCATGGCCCCGGAGTTGAAGTCCTTGAAGTAGAGGACTTCCTTGTCGCCGTTCGCATAGGTGACCTCGAGGAAGCGGTTCTCCTCGGATTCCGTGTACATCCGTTCCACGACCGACTGGATCATGGCGTGGGCGGCGGCTTCCCTGGAACCGGTGTGCTCGTCGAGGTCGTCCGCGTGCAGCGGCAGCGAAGGCGTGAGGTACTTGGCGAAGATGTCCTTGGCCGCCTCCGCGTCCGGACGCTCGATCTTGATCTTCACGTCCAGGCGGCCGGGCCGCAGGATCGCGGGGTCGATCATGTCCTCGCGGTTGGAGGCGCCGATGACGATGACGTTCTCCAGGCCCTCCACACCGTCGATCTCGGCGAGCAGCTGGGGGACGATGGTGTTCTCCACGTCCGAGCTGACACCGGAGCCACGGGTGCGGAAGAGGGATTCCATCTCGTCGAAGAAGACGATGACGGGGGTACCCTCGCTCGCCTTCTCGCGGGCACGCTGGAAGACCAGGCGGATGTGCCGCTCGGTCTCACCGACGTACTTGTTGAGGAGCTCGGGGCCCTTGATGTTGAGGAAGTAGCTCTTCCCCGCGGGCTGCCCGGTCACCTCGGCGACCTTCTTGGCCAGGGAGTTGGCCACGGCCTTGGCGATCAGCGTCTTGCCGCAGCCGGGCGGGCCGTAGAGCAGGATGCCCTTCGGCGGACGGAGCTCGTGCTCCTTGAAGAGGTCCGGGTGCAGGTACGGGAGCTCGACCGCGTCACGGATCAGCTCGATCTGGTCGCCCAGGCCGCCGATCTTGTCGTAGTCGATGTCCGGGACCTCTTCGAGGACCAGCTCCTCGACCTCGCTCTTGGGGACCACTTCGTAGACGTAACCGGACCTGGGTTCGAGCAGGAGCGCGTCGCCGGGGCGGATGGTGATGTCCAGCAGGGGCTCGGCGAGCCGCACCACCCGTTCCTCGTCGGTGTGGCCGATGACCAGGGCGCGCTCGCCGTCCTCGAGGATCTCCTTGAGGGTGACGATGTCCCCGGCCCGCTCGAACTCCATGGCCTCGACCACGTTGAGCGCTTCGTTGAGCATGACTTCCTGGCCTCGCCGCAGGCCGTCGAGCTCGACGCTGGGGCTGACGTTCACCCGGAGCTTGCGGCCCCCGGTGAAGA from Streptomyces sp. NBC_01754 includes:
- a CDS encoding FKBP-type peptidyl-prolyl cis-trans isomerase, which codes for MRRIAGLLVVPLLLLSTAACGDDKASDSASTKNGFPAITAGAKFGEKPTLAKGEGDPPKELKTEVIKKGDGATLQDGDAVQVNYLGQEWDSTKPFDDSFGSGKPFGLVIGAGMVIPGWEQGLTGQKVGSRVELVIPPDLAYGQQGKGDIKPDSTLVFVADILSSKKVPVSAKGTAVAQDDSALPKVGTNTDGKAPSMEIPKSDPPKKLVSDYVLESDGEAVKESDTVVVNYEAYLWKGAEKFDSTYASGKVAAFPLSNIAVKGLKDGLIGKKVGSRVLLVIPPDQGFGQEAEQTIPAGSTLVWSVDILEKM
- the pafA gene encoding Pup--protein ligase; the encoded protein is MDRRIFGLENEYGVTCTFRGQRRLSPDEVARYLFRRVVSWGRSSNVFLRNGARLYLDVGSHPEYATPECDNVTELVTHDKAGERILEGLLVDAERRLHEEGIAGDVYLFKNNTDSAGNSYGCHENYLVSRHGEFSRLADILIPFLVTRQLICGAGKVLQTPRGAVYCVSQRAEHIWEGVSSATTRSRPIINTRDEPHADAERFRRLHVIVGDSNMSETTMLLKVGAADLVLRMIEAGTVMRDLTLENPIRAIREVSHDITGRRKVRLASGREASAIEIQREYYEKAADFAERRGIRTGTVDQVLELWGRTLDAVEAEDLDRIDTEIDWVMKYRLIERYRAKHNMTMSNPRVAQIDLAYHDIHRRRGLYYLLERKGQAARVCDDLKIFEGKSVPPQTTRARLRGDFIRRAQEQRRDFTVDWVHLKLNDQAQRTVLCKDPFRSVDERVEKLIAGM
- a CDS encoding MFS transporter, which produces MAAGYLDILRARHAARLLAGTLVGRLPNGTAPIAIVLFTRAEGGGYTLAGALAAAYGLATAFGQPLLGRAVDLYGQPRVQLPAAVVSALGMAALAVTGLGTLPLAYAAVVVAGLFTPPLEGGLRALWPSVLGREDRVHRAYAMDAVAQEVMFTVGPLLVTLLVSLWSPVAALLVINALGVLGALWVVLSEPSRVWRSAPREAHWLGALRSPGLLALLGAFFFVGLALGSITVAGVAYADDHGRESVYGWLMAALGLGALVGGAVYGARQWAGAPERRLRGIVALLALGYLPLMLTPGVVAMTALAALAGVFLAPAIACSFIVVDRHAPRGTVTEAFSWLVTTFGVGAAAGTAVAGPAVELGGTAQGFAVAGAGGVAALLVLMATGRVLAAPVLTPAIVTGSENDRNGAAEPGFSSGHKA
- a CDS encoding LacI family DNA-binding transcriptional regulator gives rise to the protein MRRPAPSRPTSRDVARDAGVSQATVSLVLGGKWRGRVSEATAGRVRDSARELGYRPNQAARSLRLGHTRTALLVVPALTNEFFARVYTGAAAVAAEHDFGVVLYPSPDGTGPARDPFASARAALDGVIASSMASDALRALRGAGLPLVMLDSDPGDGGTAARVNLDIADGMRQVTEHLLALGHRRFVHLASAVDTWTFAVRARALRDVLRAVPDAVVRTVTAPLDVRAGTEAAEAVLEGPGPLPTAIVCDDDILAAGACKAVRRRGLRVPDDLSVTGFDDLALATAVEPELTTVRLPAEQVGRRGMTALLAVLEGRPAERGDLPVHLVPRGSTAVARA
- the prcA gene encoding proteasome subunit alpha gives rise to the protein MSTPFYVSPQQAMADRAEYARKGIARGRSLVVLQYADGIVFVGENPSRALHKFSEIYDRIGFAAAGKYNEYENLRIGGVRYADLRGYTYDRDDVTARGLANVYAQTLGTIFSSAAEKPYEVELVVAEVGAGPEGDQIYRLPHDGSIVDEHGSVAVGGNAEQISQFLDQRHRDGMSLAEALKLAVQALSREANGNEREIPAERLEVAVLDRTRPQQRKFKRIVGRQLTRLLDADGAGSTPTDAPSDTEDTDAPPADDAGGTGPEAAGDTGETGEEGTQDTGGAEGTDGPAKE
- the prcB gene encoding proteasome subunit beta, producing the protein MEANTRSTGRLPAAFLTPGSSSFMDFLTDHSPEMLPGNRSLPPVQGAFEAPHGTTIVAATFPGGVVLAGDRRATMGNMIAQRDMQKVFPADEYSAVGIAGTAGLAIEMVKLFQLELEHFEKVEGTTLSLEGKANRLSTMIRGNLSMAMQGLAVVPLFAGFDVDREKGRIFSYDVTGGRSEEQGYAATGSGSLFARGSMKKLYRDDLTEEQALTLVVQALYDAADDDSATGGPDLARRLFPIVTVITDEGFRKLSETESSAVARSVVERRLQEPDGPRAALL
- a CDS encoding ubiquitin-like protein Pup, with product MATKDTGGGQQKATRSTEETEETEEQVQDAQASEDLKERQEQLSDDVDDVLDEIDDVLESNAEDFVRSFVQKGGE
- the dop gene encoding depupylase/deamidase Dop, with protein sequence MTVRRVMGIETEYGISVPGQPNANAMLTSSQIVNAYAAAMHRARRARWDFEEENPLRDARGFDLARETADSSQLTDEDIGLANVILTNGARLYVDHAHPEYSSPEITNPLDAVLWDKAGERVMAEAAERAAAIPGAQPIHLYKNNTDNKGASYGTHENYLMKRETPFSDIVRHLTPFFVSRQVVTGAGRVGIGQDGQEHGFQLSQRADYFEVEVGLETTLKRPIINTRDEPHSDAEKYRRLHVIIGDANLSEISTYLKLGTTSLILAMIEDGFINVDLAVDQPVRTLHQVSHDPGLKQLITLRSGRTLTAVQLQMEYFELGRKYVEERYGADADEQTKDVLARWEDTLNRLESDPMSLAGELDWVAKRELMEGYRRRDGLGWDAPRLHLVDLQYADVRPDKGLYNRLAARGRMKRLVDEADVERARRKPPEDTRAYFRGRCLEQYADDVAAASWDSVIFDLPDRDSLQRVPTMEPLRGTREHVEGLLDRCRTAEELVRTLTGG
- the arc gene encoding proteasome ATPase; the protein is MAAHDDDINRGIRPGRGSDDPAGQVAFLEQEIAVLRRKLADSPRHTRILEERIVELQTNLAGVSAQNERLAGTLREARDQIVALKEEVDRLAQPPAGFGVFLQANEDGTCDIFTGGRKLRVNVSPSVELDGLRRGQEVMLNEALNVVEAMEFERAGDIVTLKEILEDGERALVIGHTDEERVVRLAEPLLDITIRPGDALLLEPRSGYVYEVVPKSEVEELVLEEVPDIDYDKIGGLGDQIELIRDAVELPYLHPDLFKEHELRPPKGILLYGPPGCGKTLIAKAVANSLAKKVAEVTGQPAGKSYFLNIKGPELLNKYVGETERHIRLVFQRAREKASEGTPVIVFFDEMESLFRTRGSGVSSDVENTIVPQLLAEIDGVEGLENVIVIGASNREDMIDPAILRPGRLDVKIKIERPDAEAAKDIFAKYLTPSLPLHADDLDEHTGSREAAAHAMIQSVVERMYTESEENRFLEVTYANGDKEVLYFKDFNSGAMIQNIVDRAKKMAIKAFLEQGQKGLRVSHLLQACVDEFKENEDLPNTTNPDDWARISGKKGERIVFIRTLVTGKQGADTGRSIDTVANTGQYL